From the Burkholderia ubonensis genome, one window contains:
- the cobO gene encoding cob(I)yrinic acid a,c-diamide adenosyltransferase, with product MKTDPEAHQRMTERRRAGHEKKQAAAVNEKGLLMVHTGNGKGKSTAAFGMAVRVLGHGMRLGVVQFIKGALHTSERDFLGAVAHCDFVTMGDGYTWNTQNRDADIATARKGWDEARRMIESGDYQMVILDELNTVLKYEYLPLDEVLATLAARPASLHVVVTGRHAPDALIDAADLVTEMRLVKHPYKEQGVKAQRGVEF from the coding sequence ATGAAAACCGATCCCGAAGCGCACCAGCGGATGACCGAGCGCCGCCGCGCCGGCCACGAGAAGAAGCAGGCCGCCGCCGTCAACGAAAAGGGCCTGCTGATGGTCCACACCGGCAACGGCAAGGGCAAGAGCACCGCCGCGTTCGGCATGGCCGTGCGCGTGCTCGGCCACGGGATGCGGCTCGGCGTCGTGCAGTTCATCAAGGGCGCGCTGCACACGTCCGAGCGCGATTTCCTCGGCGCGGTCGCGCACTGCGATTTCGTGACGATGGGCGACGGCTATACGTGGAACACGCAGAACCGCGACGCCGACATCGCGACCGCCCGCAAGGGCTGGGACGAGGCGCGCCGGATGATCGAGAGCGGCGATTACCAGATGGTGATCCTCGACGAGCTGAACACCGTGCTCAAGTACGAATACCTGCCGCTCGATGAAGTGCTCGCGACGCTGGCCGCGCGCCCTGCTTCGCTGCACGTCGTGGTGACGGGCCGCCACGCGCCCGACGCGCTGATCGACGCGGCCGACCTCGTCACCGAGATGCGGCTCGTCAAGCATCCGTACAAGGAGCAAGGCGTGAAGGCGCAGCGCGGCGTGGAGTTCTGA
- a CDS encoding cobyrinate a,c-diamide synthase has product MPACPALFVSAPASGQGKTSVTTGLARLHRRLGRRVRVFKTGPDFLDPMLLERASGAPVHALDLGMVGEAGCRALLADAARDADLILIEGVMGLFDGTPSSADLAVAFGVPVVAVISAKSMAQTFAAIAFGLARFRADLPFHGVLANRVGSARHAELLRQALPDDLRWLGHVPADAGIALPERHLGLHQPNDIDDLDARLDRAADVLANTALAELPPAVAFAEPDAAGPLPRALAGKRIAIARDAAFSFIYPANLALLDALGAQLRFFSPLADEPVPGDCDALFLPGGYPELHAAALAANATSAGAIRAHAAAGKPIVAECGGMVYLCDALTDVDGATTPMLGLLPGRATMQRRFAALGMQQLDTRTGPMRGHTFHYSRLDTPLAAAATAARCDGASGSGEAVYRAGPIVATYMHMYWPSNPDAAAALFRGEAFDQVEQADRASGETPEVVPE; this is encoded by the coding sequence ATGCCCGCCTGCCCCGCGCTGTTCGTCAGCGCGCCCGCGTCCGGCCAGGGCAAGACCTCGGTGACGACCGGCCTCGCAAGGCTGCACCGCCGGCTCGGCCGCCGCGTGCGCGTGTTCAAGACCGGCCCGGATTTTCTTGACCCGATGCTGCTCGAACGCGCGAGCGGCGCACCCGTGCACGCGCTCGACCTCGGCATGGTCGGTGAAGCCGGCTGCCGCGCGCTGCTCGCCGACGCCGCGCGCGACGCCGACCTGATCCTGATCGAAGGCGTGATGGGGCTGTTCGACGGCACGCCGAGCAGCGCGGATCTGGCCGTCGCGTTCGGCGTGCCGGTCGTCGCGGTGATCTCCGCGAAATCGATGGCGCAGACCTTCGCCGCGATCGCGTTCGGCCTTGCGCGATTTCGCGCGGACCTGCCGTTTCACGGCGTGCTGGCGAACCGGGTCGGCTCCGCGCGTCACGCGGAATTGCTGCGGCAGGCGCTGCCCGACGACCTGCGCTGGCTCGGGCACGTGCCTGCCGATGCCGGCATCGCGCTGCCGGAGCGCCATCTCGGCCTGCATCAGCCGAACGACATCGACGATCTCGATGCGCGGCTCGATCGCGCGGCCGACGTGCTCGCGAATACGGCGCTTGCGGAATTGCCGCCTGCGGTCGCGTTCGCGGAACCGGACGCCGCCGGGCCGCTGCCGCGCGCGCTCGCCGGCAAGCGGATCGCGATTGCGCGCGATGCCGCGTTCTCGTTCATCTATCCGGCGAATCTCGCGCTGCTCGACGCGCTCGGCGCGCAGTTGCGGTTCTTCTCGCCGCTCGCCGACGAGCCGGTGCCCGGCGACTGCGACGCGCTGTTCCTGCCGGGCGGCTATCCGGAGCTGCATGCGGCGGCGCTCGCGGCGAACGCGACGAGCGCGGGCGCGATCCGCGCGCATGCGGCGGCCGGCAAGCCGATCGTCGCCGAATGCGGGGGGATGGTGTATCTGTGCGATGCGCTGACGGACGTCGACGGCGCGACGACGCCGATGCTCGGCCTGCTGCCGGGCCGCGCGACGATGCAGCGGCGCTTCGCTGCGCTGGGCATGCAGCAGCTCGATACGCGCACCGGGCCGATGCGCGGGCATACGTTCCACTATTCGCGGCTCGACACGCCGCTCGCGGCGGCGGCGACGGCGGCACGCTGCGACGGCGCGAGCGGCAGCGGCGAGGCCGTGTATCGGGCCGGCCCGATCGTCGCGACGTACATGCACATGTACTGGCCGTCGAACCCGGATGCGGCCGCGGCGTTGTTTCGCGGCGAGGCGTTCGATCAGGTTGAGCAGGCCGATCGAGCGAGCGGAGAGACGCCGGAAGTCGTGCCGGAATAG
- a CDS encoding M20 aminoacylase family protein, with amino-acid sequence MTHSVIPAGLADEMTAIRHRIHAHPELGFEEFATSDLVAERLQAWGYAVHRGLGGTGVVAQLKVGDGTKRLGLRADMDALPIHEATGLPYQSTIPGKMHACGHDGHTAMLLAAAKHLARERCFSGTLNLIFQPAEEGLGGAKKMLDDGLFEQFPCDAIFAMHNMPGFPTGRFGFLPGPFMASSDTVTVDVQGRGGHGAVPHQAIDPVVVCAQIVVALQTIVSRNVSPLDMAIVTVGAIHAGDAPNVIPEHAQMRLSVRALKPDVRDLLQARITEVIHAQAAVFGASATIDYRRRYPVLVNDAQMTAFAQQVAREWVGDANLIDDMAPLTGSEDFAFLLEQRPGCYLIIGNGDGEGGCMVHNPGYDFNDAVLPTGASYWVKLTEAFLV; translated from the coding sequence ATGACCCACAGCGTGATTCCCGCAGGCCTCGCCGACGAAATGACCGCCATCCGGCACCGCATCCACGCCCATCCCGAGCTGGGTTTCGAGGAATTCGCGACGAGCGATCTCGTCGCCGAACGGCTGCAGGCGTGGGGCTACGCCGTGCATCGCGGGCTCGGCGGCACGGGCGTCGTCGCGCAACTGAAGGTCGGCGATGGCACGAAGCGTCTCGGCCTGCGCGCGGACATGGACGCGCTGCCGATCCACGAGGCGACCGGCCTGCCGTACCAGAGCACGATTCCCGGCAAGATGCATGCGTGCGGCCACGACGGCCACACCGCGATGCTGCTCGCGGCGGCGAAGCATCTCGCGCGCGAGCGGTGCTTCTCGGGCACGCTGAACCTGATTTTCCAGCCGGCCGAGGAAGGGCTCGGCGGCGCGAAGAAGATGCTCGACGACGGCCTGTTCGAGCAGTTCCCGTGCGATGCGATCTTCGCGATGCACAACATGCCCGGCTTCCCGACCGGCCGGTTCGGCTTCCTGCCGGGGCCGTTCATGGCGTCGTCGGACACCGTGACCGTCGACGTGCAGGGGCGCGGCGGCCACGGCGCGGTGCCGCACCAGGCGATCGATCCGGTCGTCGTGTGCGCGCAGATCGTCGTCGCGCTGCAGACGATCGTGTCGCGCAACGTGTCGCCGCTCGACATGGCGATCGTCACGGTCGGCGCGATCCACGCGGGCGACGCGCCGAACGTGATTCCCGAGCACGCGCAGATGCGCCTGTCGGTGCGCGCGCTGAAGCCGGACGTGCGCGACCTGCTGCAGGCGCGCATCACCGAAGTGATCCACGCGCAGGCCGCGGTGTTCGGCGCGAGCGCGACGATCGACTACCGGCGCCGCTACCCGGTGCTCGTCAACGATGCGCAGATGACCGCGTTCGCGCAGCAGGTCGCGCGCGAGTGGGTCGGCGACGCGAACCTGATCGACGACATGGCGCCGCTGACCGGCAGCGAGGATTTCGCGTTCCTGCTCGAGCAGCGTCCGGGCTGCTACCTGATCATCGGCAACGGCGACGGGGAGGGTGGCTGCATGGTGCACAACCCGGGCTATGACTTCAACGACGCGGTGCTGCCGACGGGGGCGTCGTACTGGGTGAAGCTGACCGAGGCGTTTCTGGTGTGA